A portion of the Clostridiisalibacter paucivorans DSM 22131 genome contains these proteins:
- the rpsJ gene encoding 30S ribosomal protein S10, with the protein MSKGNGKQKIRIRLKAYDHKVLDSSAQKIVETAKRTGATVSGPVPLPTEKQVVTILRAVHKYKDSREQFEQRTHKRLIDILSPTPKTVDSLMRLNLPAGVDIEIKL; encoded by the coding sequence ATGTCAAAAGGTAATGGAAAACAAAAAATAAGAATCAGGTTGAAAGCTTATGACCATAAGGTTCTTGACTCATCAGCACAAAAGATAGTTGAAACTGCTAAAAGAACAGGGGCTACAGTATCAGGACCTGTACCTCTACCAACAGAGAAACAAGTAGTTACAATATTAAGGGCAGTTCATAAGTATAAAGATTCAAGAGAACAATTTGAACAGAGAACTCATAAAAGACTTATTGATATCTTGAGTCCTACTCCAAAGACTGTTGATTCATTGATGAGATTAAATTTACCAGCAGGTGTAGATATAGAAATAAAGCTTTAA